The window GTTTTTGAACCATCAAATGAGCATTCACATATAAAACCATCCAAAAGTGAGTTTACAACATATTTTGGTAACATTAACTTATTTTGTTGACAATATTCTTGCAAGGCTGAAATTGGATTTTTTGAGGATGATGTAATATGTTGAGCTGCTGGTTGGACTCCAGTAGACGAACAACTGTCAGTTTCACTTATACCAAACTTATCAAAGTAATGTTTTTCTTCCAATAAAAGGAGCATATTTTTTGCCGCATCTGATTTTGCTTGTTTTTTCTGAATACCTTTGCCGGATACTTCAAATCCATCAAAAAGACACTTGCAAGAGAACTCTCGACTGTGATCTGGTCCCACTGCTGGTAGTTCGATATAATTTGGGAATTTTGCTGTCCTGTACCTTTGACAAAACTCTTGTAAATATCCAACTGGGTTTGTTAATTTGTTAGTCATTTTTCTTTATCTGATGTATATCTGAAATCAAGATATTTAAGGTTATTAATTATT of the Homalodisca vitripennis isolate AUS2020 chromosome X, UT_GWSS_2.1, whole genome shotgun sequence genome contains:
- the LOC124368770 gene encoding RISC-loading complex subunit tarbp2-like isoform X1, encoding MTNKLTNPVGYLQEFCQRYRTAKFPNYIELPAVGPDHSREFSCKCLFDGFEVSGKGIQKKQAKSDAAKNMLLLLEEKHYFDKFGISETDSCSSTGVQPAAQHITSSSKNPISALQEYCQQNKLMLPKYVVNSLLDGFICECSFDGSKTFGEGSNKKTAKTESASKMCRNLGILFCGDGLEKNIKDERFVKPSVDDLQSFKALESLSLKDSVVEGETFTGQQTLEITSSENGAVCSASDSSERKLREDQASGSHNPRFVKPSVDDLQSFKALESLSLEDCSS
- the LOC124368770 gene encoding RISC-loading complex subunit tarbp2-like isoform X2 → MTNKLTNPVGYLQEFCQRYRTAKFPNYIELPAVGPDHSREFSCKCLFDGFEVSGKGIQKKQAKSDAAKNMLLLLEEKHYFDKFGISETDSCSSTGVQPAAQHITSSSKNPISALQEYCQQNKLMLPKYVVNSLLDGFICECSFDGSKTFGEGSNKKTAKTESASKMCRNLGILFCGDGLEKNIKDERFVKPSVDGAVCSASDSSERKLREDQASGSHNPRFVKPSVDDLQSFKALESLSLEDCSS